One Chryseobacterium sp. StRB126 genomic region harbors:
- a CDS encoding Calx-beta domain-containing protein codes for METSEIKKDYSCKSLYAIIALLFCSANSSAQLTIPSGNTFTTTENRPLSAMYGHDRVLSVYQKNEMNIPTGSKITGLRYFVQTAYTPVNVPVFIGIKNSGSSTLTAEIYNPLPLSLTFVYNGTIVGTSVAAGKWITLPFSAPFTYTGDHLHVLVGTSLGDAPGKGTTDKILRWHNATAQTQVWKSNTDPIFNGNGIIMNTKPNIQILYDTPGATGTLSLDYSATTMLENRNQVITVNRNGGSTGAVSVDYATSDGTAIAGTDYNAASGTLSWADGDMQPKSFTVTTLPDLAADDNETFSITLSNPTGTTINGNSTSTVTIKNVLPPMAGTYTVGAGGNYPSLTNDGGIFQALNQSVDGVSGPVTINIISDLTGETGKNGLNEIIGDHAVLIQPFGGARSITGNSSGYGSLLKFLGTDNITINGSATGATVGGKLIGGDSSLRELSILGNTSDNEAVIGFLSGTNGAKNNTVKNVNITGGISNTGIGFNGKDNDGNKVENCSVKKVSTGIISRGENVDNQNIGTTIKQNDLSATGTDKILRAGIVLYNDMNPIVSYNKVYVESPLSTDVAGLGIGRASAEFDAIGSGGISGAMVNNNIIDGVVSTNTDGYSAVGIAISGTYTGLPNTLQNNMINNVRGQAKNPSIVAGIFVVGAVASVTKLYNNTISLSGNRGSQSLQYPSYCIALSGLDPSLEMKNNIMSTTQIATGGGLVKTYAFGTASTTFDNLISDYNAFYSGGVQSGGFRTGSLKLNAGTDHATLAAWRTLTTKDANSVGVAPVFVSATDLHLDINNNPLIAAAGTPIPTVTTDIDGEIRKTVNPTIGADEIIVDNLGTDDVRASAKLRIYPNPVKSILNIENDAPIGKVEVFNLVGQKVLNQTVNTNSAQIDLVNLVPGNYLVRVSNRDTVKTFKIIKK; via the coding sequence TTGGAAACATCAGAAATCAAAAAGGATTACTCCTGTAAATCCTTGTATGCTATTATTGCACTTCTGTTTTGCAGTGCAAATAGTTCCGCTCAATTAACGATTCCATCAGGAAATACTTTTACAACAACTGAAAACAGACCTTTGAGTGCAATGTATGGGCATGACCGTGTACTTTCTGTTTATCAAAAAAATGAAATGAACATCCCTACAGGCTCAAAAATAACAGGGCTGCGGTATTTTGTTCAGACTGCATATACACCCGTAAATGTTCCTGTATTTATCGGGATAAAAAATAGTGGTAGTTCAACTTTAACTGCAGAAATTTATAATCCATTACCATTAAGTTTAACCTTTGTCTATAACGGAACTATTGTTGGTACCAGTGTAGCAGCAGGTAAATGGATTACACTGCCTTTTTCTGCTCCTTTTACATATACTGGAGATCATTTACATGTATTGGTTGGAACCAGTTTAGGTGATGCCCCTGGCAAAGGTACTACAGACAAAATTCTTAGATGGCATAATGCTACAGCTCAAACACAGGTTTGGAAGAGTAATACTGACCCTATTTTTAATGGTAACGGAATCATTATGAATACAAAACCTAATATTCAGATTTTATATGATACACCGGGAGCTACAGGGACCTTATCATTAGATTATTCTGCTACTACTATGCTGGAAAACAGAAACCAGGTAATTACTGTAAATCGTAATGGCGGATCTACAGGGGCTGTTTCTGTAGACTATGCAACCAGTGACGGGACTGCAATTGCCGGCACTGATTACAATGCCGCATCCGGGACTTTGTCTTGGGCAGATGGTGATATGCAGCCTAAATCTTTTACAGTAACTACTTTACCGGATCTCGCAGCAGATGATAATGAAACATTTTCTATCACACTATCGAATCCTACAGGTACAACTATTAATGGTAACAGTACAAGTACAGTAACGATAAAAAATGTTTTGCCACCTATGGCAGGAACTTACACTGTTGGGGCAGGGGGGAATTATCCTTCATTAACAAATGACGGTGGAATTTTTCAAGCACTTAACCAGAGCGTTGACGGGGTATCAGGACCTGTCACCATTAATATTATATCCGATTTAACTGGGGAGACAGGTAAAAATGGCTTAAACGAAATTATTGGTGATCATGCTGTATTGATTCAGCCATTTGGAGGAGCAAGATCAATCACAGGAAATAGTTCTGGTTATGGTTCTTTACTTAAATTCCTAGGGACTGATAATATTACTATTAACGGTTCAGCAACAGGTGCTACAGTAGGCGGTAAGCTGATTGGTGGTGATTCATCCCTGCGTGAGCTATCAATTTTAGGAAATACTAGTGATAATGAGGCAGTGATTGGATTTTTATCAGGTACTAACGGTGCTAAAAATAATACTGTAAAAAATGTAAATATTACTGGCGGTATCAGTAATACAGGAATTGGTTTTAATGGAAAAGATAATGATGGAAACAAAGTTGAAAACTGTTCTGTTAAAAAAGTTAGTACCGGCATCATTTCAAGAGGTGAAAACGTGGATAATCAAAATATTGGAACGACTATAAAGCAGAACGATTTATCTGCAACAGGAACTGATAAGATATTACGGGCTGGAATAGTTTTATATAATGACATGAACCCTATTGTAAGTTATAATAAAGTATATGTTGAAAGTCCTCTTTCTACAGATGTAGCAGGATTAGGAATTGGTCGGGCAAGTGCAGAATTTGATGCCATAGGTAGTGGTGGAATTAGTGGGGCCATGGTTAATAATAATATTATAGACGGGGTTGTCAGTACAAATACTGATGGGTATTCCGCAGTAGGAATTGCTATTTCAGGAACTTATACAGGTCTTCCCAATACCCTGCAGAATAATATGATCAACAATGTTAGGGGGCAGGCAAAAAATCCTTCTATAGTTGCAGGTATATTTGTTGTGGGTGCTGTAGCTTCCGTGACAAAATTATATAACAATACTATTTCCCTATCAGGTAACAGAGGATCACAGTCGTTGCAGTATCCCAGTTACTGTATAGCACTATCTGGCCTTGACCCTTCATTAGAAATGAAAAATAATATTATGTCTACAACCCAGATTGCTACAGGTGGAGGGTTAGTTAAAACTTATGCTTTTGGAACGGCAAGTACAACTTTTGATAATTTGATTTCAGATTATAATGCTTTTTACAGTGGAGGTGTTCAATCTGGCGGTTTTAGAACAGGAAGTCTTAAATTAAATGCAGGAACAGATCATGCAACATTAGCAGCATGGCGAACTCTTACAACCAAAGATGCAAATTCTGTGGGAGTAGCACCTGTATTTGTATCTGCTACAGATTTACATTTAGATATCAATAATAATCCATTAATAGCGGCTGCCGGAACTCCAATTCCTACAGTAACAACAGATATTGATGGTGAGATAAGGAAAACTGTAAATCCAACTATTGGTGCTGATGAAATTATTGTAGACAATTTAGGAACGGACGATGTTAGAGCATCTGCAAAACTCCGTATTTATCCTAATCCGGTAAAATCAATATTAAATATAGAAAATGATGCTCCAATAGGTAAAGTAGAAGTATTTAATCTGGTAGGGCAGAAAGTTTTAAATCAGACAGTCAATACAAATTCAGCTCAAATTGATTTAGTGAATTTAGTTCCTGGAAATTATTTGGTAAGAGTTTCAAACAGAGATACGGTAAAAACATTTAAGATCATTAAAAAGTAA
- a CDS encoding ComF family protein has protein sequence MILDLLFPNRCLHCNRIIEADLLVCGLCFGQIHFTHYDYSKNNPVKEQCKLSFPVENAYALIQFEKDSLSRKIIHELKYKSREIIGKILAEWTIERLDFRDQKPELLVSVPLHPKKQRERGYNQLHLYTEALSKYYKIPFDHQLIKRNYYSKAQALKDKKHRQETVNTFSVTKPITEKHILLIDDVFTTGTTVSSIAWEILNAGDNKVSVLVMAMDV, from the coding sequence ATGATATTAGACTTACTCTTTCCCAACCGATGTCTTCACTGTAATAGAATTATTGAGGCTGATCTTCTGGTTTGCGGTCTATGCTTCGGACAGATCCATTTTACCCATTATGATTATTCCAAAAATAATCCGGTTAAAGAGCAATGCAAACTTTCGTTTCCTGTTGAGAATGCCTATGCTCTTATTCAGTTTGAAAAAGATAGTTTAAGCAGGAAAATCATTCATGAACTTAAATATAAAAGCAGAGAAATCATAGGAAAAATTCTAGCAGAATGGACTATCGAAAGATTGGATTTCAGAGATCAGAAACCTGAGCTTCTGGTAAGCGTGCCTCTTCATCCCAAAAAACAGAGAGAAAGAGGTTATAATCAACTTCATTTATATACGGAAGCTCTTTCAAAATACTATAAAATTCCGTTCGACCATCAATTAATCAAGAGAAATTATTATTCTAAAGCCCAAGCGCTGAAGGACAAAAAACACAGACAGGAAACTGTTAATACATTTTCGGTTACAAAACCTATTACAGAAAAACATATTCTGCTGATTGATGATGTTTTTACAACAGGAACTACCGTTTCTTCTATTGCCTGGGAGATTTTAAATGCCGGAGATAACAAGGTGAGTGTACTGGTGATGGCAATGGATGTATAA
- the aceB gene encoding malate synthase A, translating to METKTQLKITAKKQFEEIFTPDLIDFLIALHQNFNHKRVKLLEERKKTQKEFDQGNLPKFLKETVEIRNGNWVCAPLPQDLLDRRVEITGPVDRKMIINALNSGAFTFMADFEDSSSPTWENGMEGQINLSDAINRTIDFVNEAGKAYKLNQKTAVLLVRPRGLHLPEKHIKINNEEASGSLIDFGIYFFRNVKKLLEKGSGPYFYLPKLEHYKEAGWWNEVFVFAQEYLGIPQGTIKATVLIETITASFQIDEILYELKEHSSGLNCGRWDYIFSYIKKFRNLPEFIVPDRDQVTMTSPFMSAYSKRVIEVCHKRNVHAMGGMAAQIPVKNDDEANNIAFEKVRSDKEREVKNGHDGTWVAHPALVSVAKDIFDEHMPSKNQIDKKFEYNIQESNLLEIPKGEITEKGVRKNINVGILYLESWLMGIGAAAIYNLMEDAATAEISRTQIWQWLKNEAVLSDDRTLTRNMVLQWESEEMDNIEKYVGESRFKNGKFNLAKELFNELIFSENFEEFLTLKAYPFI from the coding sequence ATGGAAACCAAGACTCAATTAAAAATTACGGCCAAGAAGCAGTTTGAAGAAATTTTCACTCCCGATTTGATAGATTTTTTAATAGCGCTTCATCAGAATTTCAATCATAAAAGGGTAAAACTTTTAGAAGAACGAAAAAAAACTCAGAAAGAATTCGATCAGGGTAATCTTCCAAAATTTCTGAAGGAGACAGTGGAGATCAGGAATGGGAATTGGGTATGTGCACCATTACCGCAAGATTTATTAGATAGGAGAGTAGAGATTACAGGTCCGGTTGACCGTAAAATGATTATCAATGCTCTGAATTCCGGAGCTTTTACCTTCATGGCGGATTTTGAAGACAGCAGTTCGCCCACATGGGAAAATGGGATGGAAGGACAAATTAATCTTTCCGATGCAATTAACAGAACCATAGATTTCGTCAACGAAGCAGGAAAGGCTTATAAACTTAATCAAAAGACCGCAGTTTTATTGGTAAGGCCAAGAGGATTACATCTTCCTGAAAAGCATATTAAGATTAATAATGAAGAAGCATCAGGCTCATTGATTGATTTTGGAATTTACTTCTTCAGAAATGTGAAAAAGCTGTTGGAAAAGGGAAGTGGCCCATACTTTTATCTTCCAAAATTAGAACATTATAAAGAAGCAGGATGGTGGAATGAAGTATTTGTTTTTGCTCAGGAATATCTGGGAATTCCACAGGGAACAATTAAAGCAACTGTTTTAATAGAAACCATTACAGCCTCATTTCAGATTGATGAAATTTTATATGAATTAAAAGAACACAGCTCAGGACTGAATTGCGGAAGATGGGATTATATCTTCTCATACATCAAAAAATTCAGAAACCTTCCGGAATTTATTGTTCCGGACAGAGATCAGGTAACCATGACTTCACCTTTTATGAGTGCCTATTCAAAAAGAGTGATTGAAGTCTGTCATAAGAGAAACGTTCATGCTATGGGCGGGATGGCAGCACAGATTCCTGTAAAAAATGACGACGAAGCTAATAATATTGCTTTTGAAAAAGTAAGAAGCGATAAAGAAAGAGAAGTGAAAAACGGTCATGACGGAACATGGGTGGCGCACCCCGCGTTAGTTTCAGTGGCTAAGGATATTTTTGATGAGCATATGCCTTCCAAAAACCAGATCGATAAAAAATTTGAATACAACATACAGGAAAGTAATCTGCTGGAAATCCCGAAAGGAGAAATTACAGAGAAAGGAGTAAGAAAAAATATTAATGTAGGAATTCTTTATCTCGAAAGCTGGCTGATGGGAATTGGAGCTGCTGCTATTTACAATCTGATGGAAGACGCTGCCACTGCTGAAATTTCAAGAACGCAGATCTGGCAATGGCTTAAAAATGAAGCGGTATTAAGTGATGACAGAACATTAACCCGCAATATGGTTCTTCAATGGGAATCCGAAGAAATGGACAATATTGAAAAATATGTTGGAGAATCCCGTTTTAAAAACGGAAAGTTCAACCTTGCCAAAGAGCTTTTCAATGAATTGATATTCTCAGAAAACTTTGAAGAATTTCTAACCCTTAAAGCATATCCTTTCATATAG
- a CDS encoding T9SS type A sorting domain-containing protein, whose translation MKKLYLSAWAFCTVLGVSAQEVVWQKNIKSSTQDFLSQITTTIDQQYLITGSSIQINNQSQTSNSQKQNNGYDFHLIKLNQQGNEAWEKYFSGNNHDYLSATITTQDGGFLVAGTSYSGKGLDKKDDSKGGSDIWLIRINEFGDELWQKTLGTSSDEEARAVIQSTDLGFFVAGNVQNSSNGYGSKDVWITRLDKDGKELSQLILGGKGLDEVEKMIPTKDGGALLGVYSRSSEVRTREEKSSSERSVSSTAISQMPKASSNFGEGDYWIIKLDKTGKVEWEKNFGGKGDDHIRTLALTSNGYIIGGESRSERSGNKTVGIEEGTDLWIIALNERGDERWQKSYNFKNRDILMGMSVIHSADDKSSKGILLGGYTQAEGRIEKDDETFWMLYLDGNGNEQWRKHITGESRQKEERLSDLKLNRDGSIILAGTSAKELGKENWKIVKLGDKQVNDLIEKYDIKIYPNPVSDYAYVEIGFDFKEADIILYDMSGRQLQNLKTKNKVTKMNTQNLIQGAYLMTIKTDNNKTANAKLIKK comes from the coding sequence ATGAAAAAACTTTATCTCAGTGCATGGGCTTTCTGCACCGTTTTAGGGGTATCTGCACAGGAAGTTGTTTGGCAAAAAAACATCAAATCCTCTACTCAGGATTTTTTAAGTCAAATTACCACGACCATCGATCAGCAATATCTTATTACAGGAAGCTCAATTCAAATTAACAATCAATCACAGACCTCTAACAGCCAAAAACAAAACAATGGCTACGATTTTCATCTGATAAAACTCAATCAGCAAGGAAATGAAGCCTGGGAAAAATATTTTTCGGGAAACAATCACGATTATTTATCTGCAACAATAACCACCCAGGACGGAGGTTTTCTTGTAGCCGGAACATCTTATTCAGGAAAGGGATTGGATAAAAAAGATGACTCTAAAGGTGGATCTGATATCTGGCTGATCAGAATCAACGAATTCGGAGATGAATTATGGCAAAAAACGCTGGGAACTTCCTCCGATGAGGAAGCCAGAGCAGTGATTCAAAGTACAGACTTGGGCTTTTTTGTTGCCGGAAATGTACAAAATTCTTCCAATGGTTATGGATCCAAAGATGTTTGGATCACCAGACTGGATAAAGACGGAAAGGAACTCTCTCAACTGATATTAGGAGGAAAGGGCTTAGATGAAGTGGAGAAAATGATTCCAACAAAAGATGGTGGAGCCTTATTGGGAGTTTATTCAAGGAGCTCCGAGGTTAGAACCCGAGAAGAGAAGTCTTCTAGTGAAAGATCTGTTAGTTCAACAGCCATTAGCCAAATGCCAAAAGCCAGCAGCAATTTCGGTGAAGGCGACTATTGGATAATCAAATTAGACAAAACAGGAAAAGTAGAATGGGAAAAGAACTTTGGAGGTAAAGGAGACGATCATATCAGAACGCTGGCATTAACCTCAAATGGCTATATCATTGGTGGAGAATCCAGATCCGAGAGATCCGGAAACAAAACGGTTGGTATTGAAGAAGGAACAGACCTTTGGATTATTGCTCTTAACGAAAGAGGCGATGAACGGTGGCAGAAGTCCTACAATTTCAAAAACCGTGATATTCTGATGGGAATGAGCGTTATTCATTCCGCAGATGACAAATCCTCAAAAGGAATTCTATTAGGTGGTTACACTCAGGCCGAAGGAAGAATAGAAAAAGACGATGAGACCTTCTGGATGTTGTATCTGGATGGCAATGGAAATGAGCAATGGAGAAAACATATAACAGGAGAATCCAGGCAAAAAGAAGAAAGACTTTCAGACCTAAAGCTAAACAGGGATGGCTCAATTATCCTTGCTGGAACCAGTGCCAAAGAATTAGGAAAAGAGAACTGGAAGATTGTCAAGCTGGGTGACAAACAGGTGAATGATTTGATTGAAAAATATGATATTAAAATCTATCCGAATCCGGTATCAGATTATGCTTATGTAGAAATTGGTTTTGATTTCAAAGAGGCTGATATTATACTGTATGATATGAGCGGAAGGCAGCTTCAGAACCTTAAAACGAAAAACAAGGTGACTAAGATGAATACCCAGAATTTAATTCAGGGAGCTTATTTAATGACCATAAAAACTGATAATAACAAGACGGCGAATGCCAAACTGATTAAAAAATAA
- a CDS encoding alpha/beta fold hydrolase, whose amino-acid sequence MPNLVLLHGALGHSEIFNTYLDGLSTYFTIHTPLFSGHGSNELPTDGISIEKYTQELTKYCTENNLTDVYILGHSMGGYVALCYAMKHPENVNSIMTLGTKFDWTEEQALKESKMLNPDIILEKIPKYAQLLERQHGSKWKQLLPAIADLMIDLGKNPPLKDRLASIHTPVQIMVGDKDNMVTLEESAHVYRSLPNAKLAVLPETKHPMDKVRPNLLLSLIKDFWNLS is encoded by the coding sequence ATGCCGAATTTGGTCTTATTACACGGAGCTTTAGGTCACTCTGAAATATTTAACACTTACCTTGATGGCCTTTCCACCTACTTTACCATTCATACTCCTTTATTTTCAGGACATGGAAGTAATGAACTTCCTACAGATGGAATCAGTATAGAAAAATACACTCAGGAATTAACTAAATATTGCACAGAGAATAATTTAACAGATGTATATATTCTAGGACACAGCATGGGTGGGTATGTTGCCCTTTGTTATGCTATGAAACATCCAGAAAATGTCAATTCTATTATGACTCTGGGAACAAAATTCGACTGGACTGAGGAGCAGGCTTTAAAAGAAAGTAAAATGCTTAATCCGGATATTATTCTTGAAAAAATCCCAAAATATGCTCAACTTTTAGAGAGGCAACATGGTTCAAAATGGAAGCAATTACTGCCTGCAATAGCTGATTTAATGATTGATTTGGGTAAAAATCCACCACTGAAAGATCGTCTTGCTTCTATACATACTCCTGTTCAGATTATGGTGGGTGATAAGGATAATATGGTAACACTTGAGGAGAGTGCTCATGTTTACAGAAGCCTGCCTAATGCAAAATTGGCCGTACTTCCTGAGACAAAGCATCCCATGGATAAAGTACGGCCCAATTTATTGTTGAGTTTAATAAAAGATTTCTGGAATCTTTCTTAA
- a CDS encoding helix-turn-helix domain-containing protein, whose product MNSESDYIKTVFGLKLKQQRQKKNWSLQDLAVKTGLSKSYLNEIENGKKYPKHDKIIQLSEALNCTFDDLVSTKLDKSLAPFNEILQSDFFKEVPLELFGINKNNLISIISDAPKKVTAFINALIEISQNYNLGKERFYFAVLRSFQELYDNYFPEIEDKVSQFTEENHLQIDKNLKSDILERILTENFNYTIQSEDFEIYGTLNNLRSLFIPEKKLLLLNKKLEKDQKTFILAKEIGFNVLDLKVRPTTYSWLDFGSFEEILNNFYASYFAGALLISKEPSIEKTSEFFQQNTWKPENFASLINSFTDSPETFYYRLTNILSAEMGIKDLFYLCLVKKKGSEKIQILKELHLNHQQAPHANAMNEHYCRRWIAVKNLHHLKENETLTDAQISHYKDQGISYLVISTSQKNPFSDGSNRSYCLGILLNSQTIKKISFIKSPSLETINVGVTCESCSIPDCEVRQAPPVRLEKEHFNLSMKNAIEKIKKDF is encoded by the coding sequence ATGAATTCAGAAAGCGACTATATCAAAACAGTTTTCGGGCTAAAACTGAAACAGCAGAGACAAAAGAAAAATTGGTCTCTACAGGATCTTGCTGTAAAAACCGGATTATCAAAATCTTACCTTAATGAGATTGAAAATGGAAAGAAATACCCGAAACATGATAAAATCATTCAGCTTTCTGAAGCTCTGAACTGCACTTTTGATGACCTGGTTTCTACAAAACTGGACAAAAGCCTTGCTCCTTTTAATGAAATTCTACAATCCGATTTCTTCAAAGAAGTTCCATTGGAATTATTCGGAATCAACAAAAATAACCTTATCAGTATTATAAGCGATGCGCCTAAAAAGGTAACAGCTTTCATCAATGCACTGATAGAAATTTCTCAGAACTATAATCTTGGAAAGGAAAGGTTCTACTTTGCGGTTTTGAGATCATTCCAGGAGTTATACGACAATTATTTCCCGGAAATTGAAGATAAGGTAAGCCAGTTTACCGAAGAAAATCACCTTCAAATTGATAAAAATTTAAAGTCTGATATTCTTGAGCGTATTCTTACAGAAAACTTCAATTATACAATTCAATCTGAAGATTTTGAAATCTACGGAACACTAAACAACCTACGGTCTCTGTTTATTCCGGAAAAAAAATTATTGCTTCTGAATAAAAAGCTTGAAAAGGATCAGAAAACATTTATTCTCGCTAAAGAAATAGGCTTCAACGTTCTGGATTTGAAAGTTCGGCCTACCACATACTCCTGGCTTGACTTCGGAAGTTTTGAAGAAATCCTGAATAATTTTTATGCATCTTATTTTGCGGGAGCTTTATTAATCTCAAAGGAACCTTCCATTGAAAAAACATCAGAATTTTTCCAGCAAAATACATGGAAGCCTGAGAATTTCGCCAGTCTTATCAATAGTTTCACTGATTCGCCGGAAACGTTCTATTATCGCCTGACCAATATCCTTTCTGCAGAAATGGGAATTAAGGATTTATTCTACCTATGTTTGGTTAAAAAGAAAGGATCAGAAAAAATTCAAATTTTAAAAGAACTGCATCTTAATCATCAGCAGGCTCCTCATGCCAATGCTATGAATGAACATTACTGCAGAAGATGGATTGCAGTGAAAAACCTTCATCATTTAAAGGAAAACGAAACGCTGACTGATGCTCAAATTTCACATTATAAAGACCAGGGAATAAGCTATCTGGTTATTTCCACTTCTCAGAAAAATCCTTTTTCCGATGGCAGCAACAGAAGTTATTGTCTGGGAATTTTACTGAACTCGCAAACAATTAAAAAAATCAGTTTTATAAAGTCTCCATCATTAGAAACTATCAATGTAGGAGTAACATGCGAATCCTGCAGCATCCCGGATTGTGAGGTAAGACAGGCTCCGCCCGTGCGCTTGGAAAAAGAGCATTTTAATCTTAGCATGAAAAACGCCATTGAGAAGATAAAAAAAGATTTTTGA
- the der gene encoding ribosome biogenesis GTPase Der, which yields MSNIVAIVGRPNVGKSTLFNRLLERREAIVDSTAGVTRDRHYGKSDWNGVDFTVIDTGGYDVGTDDIFEEEIRKQVQLAVDEATSIIFMMNVEEGLTDTDYEIYRLLRRSNKPIYIVINKVDSSKEELPATEFYQLGIDKYYTLSSATGSGTGDLLDDIVKDFPTTEYKDPFEGLPKITIAGRPNVGKSTMTNALLDVERNIVTDIAGTTRDSIQTLYNKFGHEFVLVDTAGMRRKSKVNEDLEFYSVMRSIRSIEYSDVVIIMVDATQGWESQDMNIFGLAQKNRKGIVILVNKWDLVEDKQTNTMRDFEKAIKDKIGQFQDIPILFVSALTKQRILKAVEVAMEVYEDRKKKIKTSKLNEVMLPIFENTPPPALKGKYIKIKYCVQLPTPSPQFVFFCNLPQYVKEPYKRFTENQLRKEFGFTGVPIEVYFRQK from the coding sequence ATGTCAAATATTGTCGCAATCGTTGGGCGTCCCAACGTAGGAAAATCCACGCTTTTTAACCGTTTATTAGAGAGAAGAGAAGCTATTGTAGATTCTACAGCCGGTGTTACCAGAGACCGTCATTACGGAAAATCTGACTGGAATGGTGTAGACTTTACCGTAATTGATACCGGAGGATATGATGTAGGTACAGATGATATCTTTGAAGAAGAAATCCGTAAGCAGGTACAATTAGCCGTAGATGAAGCTACTTCCATTATCTTTATGATGAACGTAGAAGAAGGTCTTACAGATACCGATTACGAAATTTACAGACTTCTTAGAAGATCCAACAAGCCCATCTATATTGTCATTAATAAAGTAGATTCATCCAAAGAAGAACTTCCTGCAACAGAATTCTACCAGTTAGGAATCGATAAATATTACACACTTTCTTCCGCTACAGGTTCTGGAACCGGAGATTTATTGGATGATATTGTTAAAGATTTCCCAACTACAGAATACAAAGATCCTTTCGAAGGATTACCTAAGATCACTATCGCAGGTCGTCCGAATGTAGGAAAATCTACAATGACCAATGCTTTATTAGATGTTGAAAGAAATATTGTAACAGATATAGCGGGAACTACAAGAGACAGTATCCAAACTTTATACAATAAATTCGGACACGAGTTTGTATTGGTAGATACAGCTGGAATGAGAAGAAAGTCTAAAGTAAATGAAGACTTAGAATTTTATTCTGTAATGAGATCTATCCGTTCTATCGAATATTCTGATGTTGTCATCATCATGGTAGATGCTACTCAGGGATGGGAATCTCAGGATATGAACATTTTCGGATTAGCACAGAAAAACAGAAAAGGAATTGTAATCCTTGTGAATAAATGGGATTTGGTTGAAGACAAGCAAACCAATACAATGCGTGATTTCGAGAAAGCAATCAAGGATAAAATTGGTCAGTTCCAGGATATTCCGATTCTGTTTGTATCAGCTTTAACGAAACAAAGAATCCTGAAGGCTGTAGAAGTAGCGATGGAGGTATATGAAGACCGTAAAAAGAAGATCAAAACTTCAAAACTGAATGAAGTAATGCTTCCTATTTTCGAAAATACACCACCACCGGCGTTGAAAGGAAAATATATTAAAATTAAATATTGCGTTCAGCTTCCTACACCATCTCCGCAGTTTGTATTCTTCTGTAACCTGCCACAGTATGTGAAAGAACCATATAAGAGATTTACTGAAAACCAGTTGAGAAAAGAATTCGGGTTTACCGGAGTTCCGATTGAAGTGTATTTCAGACAAAAATAA
- the upp gene encoding uracil phosphoribosyltransferase, whose amino-acid sequence MLTILSQNFSLVNEWINELRNVQVQHDRMRFRRNMERIGEIAAFEISKGLEVRDVEIQTPLDTIKSREIAVQPVITTILRAGVPLFEGILNYLDRADCGFVAAYRKHDANDYFSIKQDYLTCPSIEGRPLIVADPMLATGASLIEAIKDLLTNGNPTQLHIVAAIASRQGVETVQNAYPDAHIWVGAIDEDLTSKGYITPGLGDAGDLSYGEKLQR is encoded by the coding sequence ATGCTTACTATTTTATCGCAAAACTTTTCCCTTGTTAATGAATGGATTAATGAACTTCGAAACGTTCAGGTTCAGCATGACCGAATGAGATTCCGAAGAAATATGGAAAGAATCGGAGAAATTGCGGCCTTTGAAATCAGTAAAGGACTGGAAGTAAGAGATGTTGAAATTCAAACTCCTTTAGATACCATTAAAAGCAGGGAAATTGCAGTACAGCCGGTAATTACAACCATTTTAAGAGCAGGAGTTCCTTTATTTGAAGGAATTCTTAATTATCTAGACAGAGCAGATTGTGGTTTCGTAGCAGCGTACAGAAAACACGACGCCAACGACTATTTCTCAATCAAGCAAGATTATCTTACCTGTCCAAGCATTGAAGGAAGACCTCTTATTGTAGCAGATCCCATGTTGGCAACCGGAGCTTCCCTGATTGAAGCCATTAAAGATTTATTGACTAACGGAAACCCAACCCAACTTCACATTGTAGCAGCCATTGCTTCAAGACAAGGGGTTGAAACTGTTCAGAATGCATATCCTGATGCTCATATCTGGGTAGGAGCCATTGATGAAGACCTAACATCAAAAGGATATATCACACCGGGATTAGGTGACGCCGGAGATTTAAGCTACGGAGAAAAACTTCAAAGATAA